GCCAATCAACAAGCTGCGTAAACCATGTTCTGTCTTTTACGTCGATGCCTTCCTTGTAAACCCAGTGAGAGGCAACTCCATATTCGGCCTCTTTATGCATCCTTTCGCTTCTTATCTGAATCTCGAGAGGTTCACCCCTGTGAGTAATCAGAGTTGTATGGAGAGATTTATAGCCGTTCGATTTTGGAGCAGCAATATAGTCCTTGAATCTACCGGGCATCGGTGGCCAAAGAGAGTGCACTGCCCCAAGTATTTTGTAACAGTTCACTTCGTCTCCAGTAATTATTCTGAGAGCGATTAAATCGAATACTTCGTCAAAAGATCTATTCTTCTTTATCATTTTCTGCCATATACTGTATAGATGTTTCACTCTGCCTTCAATCAACGCGGATATTCTATTCTTTCTGAGCTCCCGAAGTACAATCTCCTTGTACTCGTCCATAATGTCCTGGCGTTCTTTGAGTTTTCTATTGACTTTGAACTTCAATTCTTTGAACTCTTCGGGGTACTCATACTTGAAAGAAAGATCTTCAAGCTCAGCCTGTATTTTGTGCATACCTATTCTGTGAGCAATGGGAGCATAGATCTGTATCGTTTCCCTTGCCTTATCGCGTTTCTTTTCCGGATCTTTCAGGAAATCAAGTGTTCTCATATTATGCAGTCTGTCTGCAAGTTTAACGATTATTATTCTCGGGTCTTCGGAAAGCGCCAGAAGCATTTTGCGCAGAGTCTCAACTTTCATTCTCGACTTGACGATCTTTGATTCAAGCTTTTCGTTGAGTTTTAGGTTGCTTATCTTGGTCACTCCGTCCACAATAAGGGCCACTGTTTCGCCGTACTTTTCGGCAATTTCGGAAAGAGGCACATTGCAATCTTCAACAATATCGTGGAGTATGCCAGCGACAATCGTATCGTTATCTGCCGAGAATTGAGCAAGGATCTTCGCAACTTCAATAGGATGGCTGATGAACGGTTCCCCTGAGTCTCTCATTTGCTCCTGGTGATGAAAGCGCGCGAACTCGTAGGCGTCAAAAATTCGCTCTTTTTCTCTTCTCTTGAGGCGATATTGAAGAATACTCTCGAGGTCACCCAAAAGAATCTGGGCATCAATTTCCGCTCTAGCCACTCTCTCACCTTCTATTTGTTTATTTTAGCATGAAGCAACTGGTGAATACAGCGAGCCACGCTCACAGATTTCCAGTCGTGTAAGTTGAGAAGCTCATTCTTAAGCCCGAGTCTAAAGCATCGACCTAATCGAAAGGGTAGAATATTAGAGTAATCGTTGTCCAATACACGGGGGTGAACATGTGAAGAAACAGTCACTACCAAGAGCTTTGCTAATCATGTTGATGATTTCATTGTCGATGAGCTGTTTCGCTACTTCCATAGACTCATATCATATCGTCACGGAAAGCGAAGTCCACTTTTCCATCGAGGGAGAGAGAATAAACGGTATTCTGACACGTCCAGAATCTTCAGAAGGACCCGTTCCAA
This window of the Mesotoga sp. UBA6090 genome carries:
- a CDS encoding RelA/SpoT family protein; the protein is MARAEIDAQILLGDLESILQYRLKRREKERIFDAYEFARFHHQEQMRDSGEPFISHPIEVAKILAQFSADNDTIVAGILHDIVEDCNVPLSEIAEKYGETVALIVDGVTKISNLKLNEKLESKIVKSRMKVETLRKMLLALSEDPRIIIVKLADRLHNMRTLDFLKDPEKKRDKARETIQIYAPIAHRIGMHKIQAELEDLSFKYEYPEEFKELKFKVNRKLKERQDIMDEYKEIVLRELRKNRISALIEGRVKHLYSIWQKMIKKNRSFDEVFDLIALRIITGDEVNCYKILGAVHSLWPPMPGRFKDYIAAPKSNGYKSLHTTLITHRGEPLEIQIRSERMHKEAEYGVASHWVYKEGIDVKDRTWFTQLVDW